One region of Streptomyces subrutilus genomic DNA includes:
- a CDS encoding aminotransferase class I/II-fold pyridoxal phosphate-dependent enzyme, translating into MQRTTAEGRGPVRYGPPAPEPGLPVLPGLVGVLAASAGRSAPEPPGGGGPVREAACRHWGRRGLITAPEDVAAGPGAPALLLALLGAYGGDVMLPRPCPAWWTPQVRLLGRRAYHVPTPAECGGIPDPYALLETVRRVRAEGGDPRVLLLSVADDPTATVPPPEMLREACEAAESAGLFVVSDESWRDTVHRPHDTLVLSPAEMLPDRAAVLVDLSGALLPAGWPAAVARFPDTPRGTWLRARTLDVLTATGALVAGPVAGAAAYALDEPDAVAGRVCAAAALHGAVAAAAHRELLAVGALARPPEAGRHLYADLSPLREGLARQGVGDAMELEDWFGARLGAPTPGGQRFADEPVALRVRLSTGPLLGATPEERLAALTARDPLALPHVRRSLDLLGSVLAGLT; encoded by the coding sequence ATGCAGCGCACCACGGCGGAGGGCCGCGGCCCGGTCCGGTACGGCCCGCCCGCGCCCGAGCCCGGCCTGCCCGTGCTGCCCGGACTCGTCGGCGTGCTGGCCGCGTCCGCCGGGCGCTCGGCCCCCGAACCCCCCGGCGGCGGGGGGCCCGTCCGGGAGGCCGCCTGCCGCCACTGGGGGCGCCGCGGGCTGATCACCGCGCCGGAGGACGTGGCCGCCGGGCCCGGAGCCCCGGCGCTGCTGCTCGCGCTGCTCGGCGCGTACGGGGGCGACGTGATGCTGCCGCGGCCCTGTCCCGCCTGGTGGACCCCGCAGGTCCGGCTGCTGGGACGGCGGGCCTACCACGTGCCGACGCCGGCCGAATGCGGCGGCATCCCGGACCCGTACGCCCTGCTGGAGACCGTACGGAGGGTGCGCGCCGAAGGCGGCGACCCGCGCGTGCTGCTCCTGTCGGTGGCCGACGACCCGACCGCGACCGTGCCGCCGCCCGAGATGCTGCGCGAGGCCTGCGAGGCCGCCGAATCCGCCGGGCTCTTCGTCGTCAGCGACGAGAGCTGGCGCGACACCGTGCACCGGCCGCACGACACCCTGGTCCTCAGCCCCGCCGAGATGCTCCCCGACCGGGCGGCCGTCCTCGTCGACCTGTCCGGGGCGCTGCTGCCCGCCGGCTGGCCCGCCGCCGTGGCCCGCTTCCCCGACACCCCGCGCGGGACCTGGCTGCGCGCCCGCACCCTCGACGTCCTGACCGCCACCGGCGCGCTGGTCGCGGGCCCGGTCGCCGGGGCCGCCGCGTACGCCCTCGACGAACCCGACGCCGTCGCGGGGCGGGTCTGCGCGGCCGCCGCCCTGCACGGTGCGGTAGCCGCCGCCGCGCACCGGGAGCTCCTCGCCGTCGGGGCGCTGGCCCGGCCCCCGGAGGCCGGCCGGCACCTCTACGCGGACCTGTCCCCGCTGCGGGAGGGCCTGGCCCGGCAGGGGGTCGGCGACGCCATGGAACTGGAGGACTGGTTCGGCGCCCGGCTGGGCGCGCCCACCCCGGGCGGGCAGCGGTTCGCGGACGAACCGGTGGCCCTGCGGGTACGGCTGTCGACCGGGCCGCTGCTGGGCGCCACCCCGGAGGAACGGCTGGCCGCCCTCACCGCCCGCGACCCGCTCGCCCTGCCGCACGTACGGCGCTCCCTGGACCTCCTCGGATCGGTACTGGCCGGACTGACCTGA
- a CDS encoding DedA family protein, translating into MTWHTITAAAGQVPPETAQQAVGYPALFVLVALGALVPVIPTGALVSTAAVVAFHQESLPFAVLLVFAVSALAAFTGDLALYWLGRRGVRSRGGSRWLEALRGRATPERLEQAQAKLDEHGVLVLVVSRLVPAGRIPVMLACLLAELPLHRFARGDGPACLAWAAAYGLIGILGGSLFSEPWKGVALAVGLALLISAGPAVWRRIGPGGAGPGRG; encoded by the coding sequence GTGACCTGGCACACGATCACGGCGGCGGCCGGGCAGGTGCCGCCGGAGACCGCCCAGCAGGCGGTGGGCTACCCGGCGTTGTTCGTGCTGGTGGCGCTCGGCGCGCTGGTGCCGGTGATCCCGACGGGGGCGCTGGTGAGTACGGCCGCGGTGGTGGCGTTCCATCAGGAGTCACTGCCGTTCGCGGTGTTGCTGGTGTTCGCGGTGTCGGCGCTGGCCGCGTTCACCGGGGACCTCGCGCTGTACTGGCTCGGGCGGCGCGGGGTGCGTTCGCGGGGCGGCTCCCGCTGGCTGGAGGCGCTGCGCGGCCGGGCCACGCCCGAGCGGCTGGAGCAGGCTCAGGCGAAGCTGGACGAGCACGGGGTGCTGGTCCTGGTGGTCTCCCGGCTGGTTCCGGCGGGCCGCATCCCGGTGATGCTGGCCTGCCTGCTGGCGGAGCTGCCGCTGCACCGCTTCGCCCGCGGTGACGGTCCGGCCTGTCTGGCGTGGGCGGCGGCGTACGGCCTGATCGGCATCCTGGGCGGCTCGCTCTTCTCGGAGCCGTGGAAGGGCGTGGCCCTGGCGGTGGGCCTGGCCTTGCTGATCAGCGCGGGTCCGGCGGTGTGGCGGCGGATCGGCCCGGGCGGGGCCGGCCCGGGCCGGGGTTAG
- a CDS encoding TIGR03086 family metal-binding protein — translation MPESLLERHAQALRLFGERLRAVGDGQWDAPTPCTEWSVRDLVNHVTGEQLWIPPLVSEGRTAGEMGDAFSGDVLGADPVAAWDRASAAAQAAFAAPGALDRTVRLSYGPALGSAYCSELTADCVVHIWDLSRAIGADDRLPDGLVEFSLKEVMPYAGGLAASGMYAAPLEVPAGADAQTRLLRLLGRRG, via the coding sequence ATGCCGGAATCGCTGCTGGAGCGGCACGCACAGGCACTTCGGCTCTTCGGCGAGCGCCTGCGCGCCGTCGGGGACGGCCAGTGGGACGCGCCGACCCCGTGCACGGAGTGGAGCGTGCGGGACCTGGTCAACCACGTGACGGGGGAGCAGCTGTGGATCCCGCCGCTGGTCTCGGAGGGCCGCACGGCCGGGGAGATGGGCGACGCGTTCTCCGGTGACGTGCTCGGCGCGGACCCGGTGGCCGCCTGGGACCGGGCCTCCGCCGCCGCGCAGGCCGCCTTCGCGGCCCCCGGTGCGCTCGACCGGACCGTCAGGCTCTCCTACGGGCCCGCGCTCGGCTCGGCGTACTGCTCCGAGCTGACCGCCGACTGCGTCGTGCACATCTGGGACCTGTCCCGGGCGATCGGCGCGGACGACCGGCTGCCGGACGGCCTCGTCGAGTTCTCCCTCAAGGAGGTCATGCCGTACGCCGGCGGGCTCGCGGCGAGCGGGATGTACGCCGCTCCGCTCGAGGTTCCGGCCGGGGCGGACGCGCAGACGAGGCTGCTGAGGCTGCTGGGGAGGCGCGGCTGA
- a CDS encoding phage holin family protein: MWRGRWRTAGGALVRVVLVWAVSTLTMLALAGILPDFRLRSGDGDTLTQIGLTAVWGAGAFGLLSALVWPVLVRALLLVPALVLGLLVFFLNGSLLLMALSLIPAGRGEVAPDTAVVVAAVMSAVASATSTALAVRDDEAYRRRLYRLADRRRRRQRRAGAPGAGESAPGLVFLQLDGVGYETLRRASADGLMPTVAGRLDGGHRLASWRTDWSSQTGASQLGILHGSTFDVPAFRWYEKDTGEVVVCNRPTSAAELQRRAVARTADGGLLTLDGASRGNLFSGGADQLALVLSVSARRGRANRSRAGYFAYFSDPANAVRTALSFVAEVAREIGQSVRARIRGDRLRVARGGLYPLIRAFATVVERDVVVSAVIGDMLAGRAAVYADLVAYDEVAHHSGPHGRDAEQVLARLDRSLALIARVAEHAPRAYRIVLLSDHGQSPGETFLGRYGLTLKDLVRAGCGLPVSRRAGRTRSGAEARAAVLAALHRPVEEGEEAHPRRGSDPVVLASGNLGLISFPDVPGRASRARIERTHPALLATLANHPGVGFVLVDGVVLGPGGAVARLDVPGEAEELLAAFGPGAAAAVRRTDTFPHVADVMVNSSYDPRTGEVHAFEEQIGSHGGLGGEQGHAFLMWPAELSDPGGELVGAEAVHGVLRRWLREADGPQVPVNRRTDTRTDAHGTGLDTEPRPVPDAEARPVPDAEARPAVEADPRPMAKAGPGPLPDTDPRPAADTEPRPAADTDPRPVPDTEPRPAAQAGTRVAVEADPGVEENPRPWRAPGGTFPSAGRPVPDETR, encoded by the coding sequence GTGTGGCGAGGACGGTGGCGGACCGCCGGCGGTGCTCTGGTGCGGGTGGTCCTCGTCTGGGCGGTGTCCACCCTGACGATGCTCGCGCTGGCGGGCATCCTGCCGGACTTCCGGCTCCGGTCCGGGGACGGTGACACCCTCACCCAGATCGGGCTGACGGCGGTTTGGGGCGCCGGCGCCTTCGGCCTGCTGAGCGCGCTGGTCTGGCCCGTGCTCGTACGGGCCCTGCTGCTGGTGCCCGCCCTGGTGCTCGGCTTGCTCGTCTTCTTCCTCAACGGCTCCCTGCTGCTGATGGCTCTCAGCCTGATCCCCGCGGGGCGCGGCGAGGTGGCCCCCGACACGGCCGTGGTGGTGGCCGCCGTGATGTCGGCCGTGGCCTCCGCGACCTCGACGGCGCTCGCCGTGCGCGACGACGAGGCCTACCGGCGGCGCCTCTACCGCCTCGCCGACCGGCGCCGACGCCGGCAGCGCAGGGCGGGGGCGCCCGGGGCCGGCGAGTCCGCGCCCGGGCTGGTCTTCCTCCAGCTCGACGGGGTCGGGTACGAGACGCTGCGCCGGGCCTCGGCCGACGGCCTGATGCCGACCGTCGCCGGCCGGCTGGACGGCGGCCACCGCCTCGCGTCCTGGCGCACCGACTGGTCGAGCCAGACCGGCGCCAGCCAGCTCGGCATCCTGCACGGCTCCACGTTCGACGTGCCCGCGTTCCGCTGGTACGAGAAGGACACCGGCGAGGTGGTCGTCTGCAACCGGCCCACCAGCGCGGCCGAACTCCAGCGGCGCGCCGTCGCACGGACCGCGGACGGCGGCCTGCTCACCCTCGACGGGGCCAGCCGCGGCAACCTGTTCAGCGGGGGCGCGGACCAACTGGCGCTGGTGCTCTCGGTGTCCGCACGCCGGGGCCGGGCGAACCGGTCCCGGGCCGGCTACTTCGCGTACTTCTCCGATCCGGCCAACGCCGTCCGCACCGCCCTGTCCTTCGTCGCCGAAGTGGCCCGGGAGATCGGTCAGTCGGTGCGCGCGCGGATCCGCGGGGACCGGCTGCGCGTGGCGCGCGGCGGGCTGTACCCGCTGATCCGGGCCTTCGCGACCGTGGTCGAACGGGACGTGGTCGTGTCCGCCGTGATCGGCGACATGCTGGCCGGGCGCGCCGCGGTCTACGCCGACCTGGTCGCCTACGACGAGGTCGCGCACCACTCCGGCCCGCACGGCCGGGACGCCGAGCAGGTGCTGGCGCGCCTCGACCGCAGCCTCGCGCTGATCGCCCGGGTCGCCGAGCACGCGCCGCGCGCCTACCGGATCGTGCTGCTGTCCGACCACGGGCAGAGCCCGGGGGAGACCTTCCTCGGGCGGTACGGGCTCACCCTCAAGGACCTGGTCCGGGCGGGCTGCGGACTGCCCGTCTCGCGCCGGGCCGGCCGCACCCGCAGCGGAGCCGAGGCGCGGGCGGCCGTCCTGGCGGCGCTCCACCGGCCGGTGGAGGAGGGCGAGGAGGCCCATCCGCGGCGGGGGTCCGACCCGGTGGTGCTCGCCTCCGGCAACCTCGGGCTGATCTCCTTCCCCGACGTCCCCGGCCGGGCCTCCCGCGCGCGGATCGAGCGCACGCACCCGGCCCTGCTGGCGACGCTGGCGAACCACCCCGGCGTGGGCTTCGTGCTGGTGGACGGGGTGGTGCTGGGGCCGGGCGGGGCGGTGGCGCGCCTCGACGTGCCCGGGGAGGCGGAGGAGCTGCTGGCGGCGTTCGGCCCCGGGGCGGCCGCGGCCGTGCGCCGGACCGACACCTTCCCGCACGTGGCCGACGTGATGGTGAACTCGTCCTACGACCCGCGGACGGGCGAGGTGCACGCCTTCGAGGAGCAGATCGGCTCGCACGGGGGCCTGGGCGGGGAGCAGGGGCACGCGTTCCTGATGTGGCCCGCGGAGCTGTCGGACCCGGGCGGCGAGCTGGTGGGCGCCGAGGCGGTGCACGGCGTGCTGCGGCGCTGGCTGCGGGAGGCGGACGGCCCGCAGGTCCCGGTCAACCGCCGAACGGACACCCGCACCGACGCCCACGGCACCGGCCTGGACACCGAGCCCCGGCCCGTGCCGGACGCCGAGGCCCGGCCCGTCCCGGACGCCGAGGCCCGGCCCGCGGTGGAAGCCGACCCCCGGCCCATGGCGAAGGCAGGGCCCGGCCCCTTGCCGGACACCGACCCCCGGCCCGCCGCGGACACCGAGCCCCGCCCCGCCGCGGACACCGACCCCCGGCCCGTGCCGGACACCGAGCCCCGCCCCGCCGCGCAGGCCGGGACCCGGGTCGCCGTGGAGGCGGATCCGGGGGTGGAGGAGAATCCCCGGCCGTGGCGCGCCCCCGGCGGAACGTTTCCTTCCGCAGGGCGCCCCGTGCCGGACGAAACCCGGTGA
- a CDS encoding SRPBCC family protein, whose product MSAISKSIVIDRTPEDVYSYVTDPTHLPEWQDSAVCAVPVGDLPVHVGSTVLVTRRIGRRRVPTTMQYTALDPPRSWHLHGVDGPVRPDVRGYIEALDDGARSRVTLSVDFEGHGMGRVLVPLVVKPMTRKEMPRGEEKLKHLLEHSAS is encoded by the coding sequence ATGTCCGCGATCAGCAAGAGCATCGTCATCGACCGCACGCCCGAGGACGTCTACTCCTACGTCACCGACCCCACGCACCTGCCGGAGTGGCAGGACAGCGCCGTGTGCGCCGTCCCCGTGGGCGACCTCCCCGTCCACGTCGGTTCGACGGTCCTCGTCACCCGGCGGATCGGCAGGCGCAGGGTCCCCACGACCATGCAGTACACGGCACTCGACCCGCCGCGGAGCTGGCACCTCCACGGCGTCGACGGGCCCGTCCGGCCGGACGTACGGGGCTACATCGAAGCCCTCGACGACGGGGCCCGCTCTCGCGTCACCCTCTCCGTCGACTTCGAGGGCCACGGCATGGGCCGGGTGCTGGTCCCGCTCGTGGTCAAGCCCATGACGCGCAAGGAGATGCCCCGGGGCGAGGAGAAGCTCAAGCACCTGCTGGAGCACTCCGCGAGCTGA
- a CDS encoding ATP-binding protein: MQAAVTVTPAQIPELLLGLATVRPVFLWGAPGIGKSSLVRKFADSLGLECVSLLGTQLAPEDLIGVPQIRDGRSVFCPPEAIARDEPYCLFLDELNAASPDVQKAFYSLILDRRIGTYELPAGSIVIGAGNRATDNALARPIASALVNRLTHVHLQASAGDWLVWAGENGIHPWVTDYLTDRPDHLWSQPPKTEEAFSTPRSWHMLSDALHSFGAGLDEQTLKVVAHGTLTPAHAVSFCGYAKIVRHTFGIEAILKGDASWPARLSDRDLLYYLAEAFRGRLVKELPARREHLSPAVRQTAYRAKSLLVQLAEISVEVAQTVIADDADGLPVLPAWFLVEAARDMPRLVEARR, from the coding sequence GTGCAGGCTGCCGTCACCGTCACCCCCGCCCAGATCCCCGAACTGCTCCTCGGCCTCGCCACCGTGCGGCCCGTGTTCCTCTGGGGGGCGCCCGGCATCGGCAAGTCCTCGCTCGTCCGGAAGTTCGCCGACTCCCTCGGCCTGGAATGCGTCAGCCTGCTCGGCACCCAGCTCGCCCCCGAGGACCTGATCGGCGTCCCGCAGATCCGCGACGGCCGGTCCGTCTTCTGCCCGCCCGAGGCCATCGCGCGCGACGAGCCGTACTGCCTCTTCCTCGACGAGCTCAACGCCGCGAGCCCCGACGTCCAGAAGGCCTTCTACTCGCTGATCCTGGACCGCCGCATCGGCACCTACGAGCTGCCCGCGGGCTCCATCGTGATCGGGGCGGGCAACCGGGCCACCGACAACGCGCTGGCCCGGCCCATCGCCTCCGCCCTCGTCAACCGGCTCACCCACGTCCACCTCCAGGCGTCCGCGGGGGACTGGCTGGTCTGGGCCGGCGAGAACGGCATCCACCCCTGGGTGACCGACTACCTCACCGACCGGCCCGACCACCTCTGGTCGCAGCCGCCCAAGACGGAAGAGGCCTTCTCCACCCCGCGCTCCTGGCACATGCTCTCCGACGCCCTGCACTCCTTCGGGGCCGGCCTGGACGAGCAGACCCTGAAGGTCGTCGCGCACGGCACCCTCACCCCGGCCCACGCCGTCTCCTTCTGCGGCTACGCGAAGATCGTCCGCCACACCTTCGGCATCGAGGCGATCCTCAAGGGCGACGCCTCCTGGCCCGCCCGCCTCAGCGACCGCGACCTGCTCTACTACCTCGCCGAAGCCTTCCGGGGCCGCCTGGTCAAGGAACTCCCCGCCCGGCGCGAGCACCTCTCGCCCGCCGTCCGGCAGACCGCCTACCGCGCCAAGTCGCTGCTCGTGCAGCTCGCCGAGATCTCCGTCGAGGTGGCGCAGACCGTCATCGCCGACGACGCCGACGGCCTGCCCGTGCTGCCCGCATGGTTCCTCGTCGAGGCCGCCCGCGACATGCCCCGGCTGGTCGAGGCCCGCCGGTGA
- a CDS encoding MBL fold metallo-hydrolase, which produces MQPGSAPASADAPGRAAPVAPPAEAPAPRPIGEHRRWPRSFADRLTTPLPGVRGFARLAREGGFRPGPDGLRGIPDLPYAPAPLPPAGPGTVCATWAGHASWVLRTGGLTVLTDPVWSRRILGTPSRMTPVGVRWEDLPPVDAVVISHNHYDHLDAPTLKRLPRHTALFVPAGLARWFRRRGFTRVTELDWWESAELDGVRFEFVPAHHWSKRSLLDTCRSLWGGWILTDTRSPAPRTLYFAGDTGYGHWFAEIGRRHPGIDLALLPIGAYAPRWWLGDVHADPEEAVQAFLDLGARRMAPMHWAAFVLSAEPVMEPLHRVRAAWARASLPREDLWDLPIGASRTLGRQDPKETV; this is translated from the coding sequence GTGCAGCCGGGGTCTGCCCCCGCCTCTGCCGATGCCCCGGGGCGGGCCGCTCCCGTTGCCCCGCCGGCCGAGGCGCCGGCGCCTCGGCCGATCGGGGAGCACCGGCGGTGGCCCCGTTCCTTCGCGGACCGGCTCACCACCCCGCTCCCCGGTGTCCGCGGCTTCGCGCGGCTCGCGCGGGAGGGCGGGTTCCGGCCCGGGCCGGACGGGCTGCGCGGGATCCCCGACCTGCCGTACGCGCCGGCCCCCCTGCCCCCGGCGGGCCCCGGCACGGTCTGTGCCACCTGGGCCGGGCACGCCAGCTGGGTGCTGCGGACCGGCGGGCTGACCGTACTGACCGACCCCGTCTGGTCCCGGCGGATCCTCGGCACCCCGTCCCGGATGACGCCCGTCGGAGTCCGCTGGGAGGACCTGCCGCCGGTGGACGCGGTGGTCATCAGCCACAACCACTACGACCACCTCGACGCCCCCACCCTCAAGCGGCTGCCGCGGCACACCGCCCTCTTCGTCCCGGCCGGTCTGGCCCGCTGGTTCCGCCGCCGCGGCTTCACCCGGGTCACCGAGCTCGACTGGTGGGAGTCGGCCGAACTGGACGGCGTCCGCTTCGAGTTCGTACCGGCCCACCACTGGTCCAAGCGCTCGCTGCTCGACACCTGCCGGTCCCTGTGGGGCGGCTGGATCCTCACCGACACCCGCAGCCCCGCCCCGCGCACGCTCTACTTCGCCGGCGACACCGGCTACGGCCACTGGTTCGCTGAGATCGGCCGCCGCCACCCCGGCATCGACCTCGCCCTGCTGCCCATCGGCGCCTACGCCCCGCGCTGGTGGCTCGGCGACGTCCACGCCGACCCCGAGGAGGCCGTACAGGCCTTCCTCGACCTCGGCGCCCGGCGGATGGCCCCCATGCACTGGGCCGCCTTCGTGCTCTCCGCCGAACCGGTGATGGAACCCCTGCACCGCGTCCGGGCCGCCTGGGCCCGCGCGTCCCTGCCCCGCGAGGACCTGTGGGACCTCCCCATCGGCGCCTCCCGCACCCTCGGCCGACAAGACCCGAAGGAGACGGTCTAA
- a CDS encoding MBL fold metallo-hydrolase, translating to MPVEITWWGHATCTVEDSGVRLLTDPLFARRLAHLRRRRGAVPPPEAARADVVLVSHLHADHLHLPSLGLLAPGTRLLVPRGARRAVPGLARTAGLRGLAVTEVAPGEELPVGNGVRVRVVSALHDGRRLPFGPRRAPALGYVVEGASRTYFAGDTGLFATMAEEVGPVDVALLPVGGWGPYLGPGHLDAERAATALAELAPAAAVPVHYGTYWPIGMDAVRPHEFHAPGEQFAYRAARVAPKVTVRVPAHGERVRLP from the coding sequence GTGCCGGTGGAGATCACCTGGTGGGGTCATGCCACGTGCACGGTCGAGGACTCCGGGGTGCGGCTGCTGACGGATCCGCTGTTCGCCCGGCGGCTGGCTCATCTGCGGCGGCGGCGCGGGGCGGTGCCCCCGCCCGAGGCGGCGCGGGCGGACGTGGTGCTGGTCTCGCACCTGCACGCCGACCACCTGCACCTGCCCTCGCTGGGGCTGCTGGCGCCCGGTACCCGGCTGCTGGTGCCGCGCGGTGCGCGCCGGGCCGTGCCGGGGCTGGCCCGGACGGCCGGGCTGCGCGGACTGGCGGTGACGGAGGTGGCGCCGGGCGAGGAGCTGCCCGTGGGGAACGGCGTACGGGTACGGGTGGTCAGCGCCCTGCACGACGGCCGGCGGCTGCCGTTCGGGCCGCGGCGCGCGCCGGCCCTCGGGTACGTGGTCGAGGGCGCGTCCCGGACCTACTTCGCCGGGGACACCGGGTTGTTCGCGACGATGGCCGAGGAGGTCGGACCGGTGGACGTGGCCCTGCTGCCGGTGGGCGGCTGGGGTCCGTACCTGGGTCCGGGGCACCTGGACGCGGAGCGGGCGGCGACGGCGCTGGCCGAGCTGGCGCCGGCGGCGGCGGTCCCGGTGCACTACGGGACGTACTGGCCGATCGGGATGGACGCGGTGCGCCCGCACGAGTTCCACGCGCCGGGCGAGCAGTTCGCGTACCGGGCGGCGCGGGTCGCGCCCAAGGTGACGGTACGGGTGCCCGCGCACGGCGAGCGGGTACGGCTTCCGTGA
- a CDS encoding amino acid permease yields MTSTAAPPAETSRTAEAEPRPQGDRRFGLPVATCLVMGNIIGGGIFLLPASVAPFGTISLVAFAVLTLGAVALALVFGRLAQRHPQTGGPYVYARAAFGDFAGFLAAWSYWITTWVSNAALAVAAVGYLGVLFPAVGAHKWSMCLAALTVQWLPALANLAGTRYVGAVQLVATVLKFAPLLLVAVGGLLFFDPANLGPFRATDQSAVGAVSASAAILLFSYLGVESAAVSAGEVRDPARNVGRATILGTVGAATVYLLGTLAVFGLVAHDTLVSSQAPFTDAVNAMFGGTWGGTVVACAAVISMVGALNGWTLLSAQTPYAAAKDGLFPKVFETKKRGVPVVGVVVTVLLASALTLYNYTAGSEGVFEILVLVTTFTATVPYLLSTAAQLYFLLSGRSERVHRGRLVRDGVLAALAFAFSMWLVAGSGYAAVYQGVLFLFAGVAVYAVMAARRRRATVPPAG; encoded by the coding sequence ATGACCAGCACCGCAGCCCCGCCCGCCGAGACCTCCAGGACCGCGGAGGCGGAGCCCCGCCCGCAGGGCGACCGGCGGTTCGGCCTGCCCGTCGCCACCTGCCTGGTGATGGGCAACATCATCGGAGGCGGGATCTTCCTCCTGCCCGCCTCGGTGGCACCGTTCGGCACCATCAGCCTCGTCGCCTTCGCCGTGCTCACCCTCGGCGCGGTCGCCCTCGCCCTCGTCTTCGGCCGCCTCGCCCAGCGGCACCCGCAGACCGGCGGCCCGTACGTCTACGCCCGGGCCGCGTTCGGCGACTTCGCCGGATTCCTCGCCGCCTGGAGCTACTGGATCACCACCTGGGTCTCCAACGCGGCCCTCGCGGTGGCGGCCGTCGGCTACCTCGGCGTGCTCTTCCCCGCCGTCGGCGCGCACAAGTGGTCCATGTGCCTGGCCGCCCTCACCGTGCAGTGGCTGCCGGCGCTCGCCAACCTGGCCGGCACCCGGTACGTCGGGGCCGTCCAACTCGTCGCCACGGTCCTGAAGTTCGCCCCGCTGCTGCTCGTCGCCGTCGGCGGACTGCTGTTCTTCGACCCGGCCAACCTCGGCCCCTTCCGGGCCACCGACCAGAGCGCCGTCGGAGCCGTCTCCGCCTCCGCCGCGATCCTGCTCTTCAGCTACCTGGGCGTCGAGTCCGCCGCCGTCAGCGCCGGCGAGGTCCGCGACCCCGCCCGCAACGTCGGCCGGGCCACCATCCTCGGCACCGTCGGCGCGGCCACCGTCTACCTGCTGGGCACCCTCGCCGTCTTCGGCCTGGTCGCCCACGACACCCTGGTCTCCTCCCAGGCCCCCTTCACGGACGCCGTCAACGCCATGTTCGGCGGTACCTGGGGCGGCACGGTGGTCGCCTGCGCGGCCGTGATCTCGATGGTCGGCGCCCTCAACGGCTGGACCCTGCTCAGCGCGCAGACCCCGTACGCCGCCGCCAAGGACGGGCTCTTCCCGAAGGTCTTCGAGACGAAGAAGCGGGGTGTCCCGGTGGTCGGCGTGGTCGTCACGGTCCTCCTCGCCTCCGCCCTGACCCTCTACAACTACACGGCCGGCTCCGAGGGCGTCTTCGAGATCCTGGTGCTGGTCACCACCTTCACCGCGACCGTGCCCTACCTGCTCTCCACCGCCGCCCAGCTGTACTTCCTGCTCTCGGGCCGGTCCGAGCGGGTCCACCGGGGGCGCCTGGTCCGCGACGGCGTCCTGGCCGCTCTGGCCTTCGCCTTCTCCATGTGGCTGGTGGCGGGATCCGGCTACGCCGCGGTCTACCAGGGCGTGCTGTTCCTCTTCGCGGGCGTCGCGGTCTACGCCGTGATGGCCGCCCGCAGGCGGCGCGCGACCGTCCCACCCGCGGGGTAG